GCGCGCCCTGGAGAAACTGGAGGCAGGCAGCAGCAGGGATGGGGTACTCGAACGGGCGGGGGAATTCTTTGCGGAGACGATCACGCCAATCGAGGAGACGCATCGCGCGGCGCTCAAAGCCAGCGCCCGGTTGAAGCGACTGAGCAAGGCGCTCGACCGGCGCACCCTGGCACTGGCTGGCGCCAACCGGCTATTGAAACTGGGGATCGCCCGGCGCCGGTCCGCGGAGGAAGCGCTCAAGAAAAGCGGGAAGTACTATCGAACCCTGCTGGAGGAATCGCTGGCGCTGCAAAAGCATCTGCAGCACCTCACCCACCAGATTCTGTCGGCGCAGGAGCATAAGCGAAAGCAGATTAGTCACGATTTGCAGGATGAAATCGCCCAGACGCTGTTGGGAATCAATGTGCGCCTATTGACGGTGAAAGAGGCGGCCGGCCACAACGCCAAGCAGCTCCAAGAGGAGATTGCCCGCACGGGGCGGTTGGTGGATCGGTCGGTAAGAACCATAGAGCGGTTCACCAGTGAATACGGGAGATGCCATGAATCGTAAGCTAGGTCAGCTTTCAAGGCAATACTGGACGGCGTTGCGGAAACATCTCAAGCAAGGTCCGCGGGCGAGCTTGCAGCCGGCGCAGAACTTGGGACGCCGAGCTATTAACCTGGAACTGGAGACGCTGGACCTGGTCAGGATTCACGAGCGGACGTTGCTGCAATTGGTGGCGCCGAGCGATTCGCCGGCGAGCCGGGGGGCAGTCGTGCGCCGAGCCGGTAATTTTTTTGCGGCGGCCATCACTCCGATCGAGGAGCTTCATCGGACGGCGATCGAGACCAATCAGCGCCTGGAGCAACTGACCCAGGCGTTATGCCAGCGCAGTATGGACCTGGCCGCCTCCAACCAGCGGTTGAAGGCGGAAACCGAGCAGCGGCGGCTGGCGGAGGAGTCGCTCAAGAAAAGCGAGCAACACTATGGGCGGTTGTTGGAGCATTCGCGGAACATGCAAGAACAATTGCGGCTGTTGTCCCGGCAGCTCCTCTCGGCGCAGGAGGAAGAGCGCAAGAAGATCAGCCGGGAGCTGCATGATGTGATCGCCCAGACCTTGACGAGTATCAATGTGCGCCTGGCGGCTTTAAGGAAAGAGGCCACGCTCAACACCAAAGGCATCGAACGAAGCATCGAGCTGACGCAACAATTGGTGGAGCGCTCGGTGAAGATCGTGCACCGTTTTGCCCGCGAATTGCGCCCGACGGTGTTGGACGACCTGGGCCTGATTCCGGCCCTGCATTCGTATCTGAAGAACTTCCGGGCCGAGACGGGTATCCGGGTCACGTTGTCGGCGCTGGCGGCGGCGGAGAAAGTGAACGGAGACAAACGCACGGCGCTCTTTCGCGTGGCCCAGGAAGCGCTCGCCAATGTCTCACGCCACGCCCATGCCACGCAGGCAGAGGTGAAGTTCCAGATCCTGGACGGCACTCTTTGCATGCAAATAATGGACAATGGCAAAGGCTTTCTGCAGGAATGCGTAGTGCGTGGCAATAAGAGCAAACGATTGGGGCTGCTAGGCATGAAAGAACGATTGGAAATGGTGGGCGGCAATTTCGTTGTCACGTCCGCCCTCGGCAAAGGCACCACCATCCTTGCACAAATTCCACTAAAGGATCGGAATCGGCCCCCCCCCCGGGGGGGGAGGAGAAGCTGAGCTGACTCAATCAATTAATAGAACACTTTGACTTATATGAATCAGATTACCGTCCTGTTGGCTGAAGACCACCGTGTGGTCCGAGAAGGTTTCCGGTCGTTATTGGAACACGAAAGCGATATTCAAGTCGTGGGCGAAGCGGCCACGGGCCGCGAGGCCGTGCAACTGACCCGAAAATTGAAGCCAGCGGTGGTCGTAATGGACATCGCGATGCCGCTGCTCAACGGATTGGAAGCGACCCGGCAGATCCGCAAAAACTTTCCCGAGACGAAAGTGCTCATTCTGTCCGCCCACAGCGATAGCGCGTATGTCGAGCAGGTGGCCACGTTAGGAGCGGCGGGGTTTTTGCTCAAACAGACCTCGTCAGACGTTCTGGCCAAAGCCATTCGCGAAGTCCAAAAAGGAAACACGTTTTTCAGTCCGGTGGTCGCCAAACGGGTCAACGGTGGGGAAGGCAGCTACCGCGATCGCGCGGGACAATCCAAGCGGAGAACCAACCGCCTGAGCTCGCGCGAGGTCGAGGTGCTCCAATTAATCGCTGAGGGCAAACCGAATAAGCAGGTCGCCGCCGAGCTGGGGGTGAGCTTCAAAACCGTGGACAAGCATCGGCAGAATCTCATGACCAAGCTCAACATCCACGACGTCGCGGGCCTCACCCGTTACGCCATCGCCGAGGGGATCATCGAGAGCAGTGTTCGGCTAACTATTACTTAGCCAGCTTCGTCCTGCGCCGGCTCGATGGGGCTGCCGCTAGTCCGCACGGACGCGGATATTCCCCTCAGATTCAGGAAAGCCGCGATATTCCGAGTGCTCTCGATGTTCCCCATGATCAAGGAACTGGCGTTCTAAGCTGAAAGTAGCGCTGAGGGTCGGTGAACATGTTGGTTAGCGGACTCGACGCGCCGGTAACCGGAACATAGGGCCCCAGAACATTCGTTGCAGTGACCAGTTGGTAATCACCACTCCAGGAAAGCATCACGCTCTCGGAAGCCAAGGCGGAGAGGCATGGCGGGAACGATTTCCCCGGTTCCCAGCATTCGCGCCGGATAACGCAACTTTGCCAACCGTGCCGCGGGCGGAAATGATCGTTGTGCCGACTGGCAAAACCTGGGTTGAGGAGTTATCAACGCCCAACCACTTTTTTGAGTCGGTGACATGGTTTGTCACCTCGGTGACACACTTTGTCACCCCATACAGGGTGAAGTGAAAAACGCAATCGAAACCAAAAAAACCAACGCCAAATGGGGCTCGCTCGCCCGGAGGATTGAATGCCTGAAGGAGAATACCCCACGGTGAATACCCCACCTGACGCGGAGGTTTCTGCAGTGTTATGGTAGTAGTTGTGACAGGCAACAACACCTTGAACGCCGGAGAACCACTCGCAACACAAACCCGACGCCAGGCCACTGGCCGGATTCGCATCCTGGTGGTCGATGATGACGCGACCCTTCTCCTGTGGAGCGCCACGGTGCTGGGCGACTCCGGCTACCAGGTGGACACGGCCGAAGATGGCGACGGCGGCTGGGAAGCGCTGCATGCCAGGAACTACGATCTGCTGATCACCGACAACAACATGCCGAAGGTTTCGGGCGTGGAGCTGGTCAAGCGGCTGCGTGGCGAAGCCTGGGCCATTCCGGTCATTCTGGTGTCCGGAGAGATGCCGAGGGATGAGCTGAAGCGGAATCCGTGGCTGCACCTGGCGGGGACGCTGGAGAAGCCTTTTTCCCGCAAGGAGCTATTGGAAGCGGTGAAGGAGGTCTTGGGTCAAAGCGCCAATGTCCGCGAGTATATCAAGCCGCGGCCCGTCCGGGAAAGCGGGCGGGCAGTCGAATCCTTGCAGCGGTGATGGTTCGCACCTGAACACTGCCACCGCACCGGCAGCGGGACGCTGCCGGAACTCGCAGGCGTGAACGCCTGCGTTACGTAGCGCAGCGTCCCGGCTGCGAGTTCGAGGGGCGTCTGCGCCTCCTTGATACTCTCAGTGAGCATTGTCAATAGCCAATGGCGGGGAAGAGTTCAAAAAAACGCCCATCGGGGGAATCCCCGATGCGGGGTGTGACGGTTACGTGATGAAAATAGAGACGGGCAATGGCGAGCATTACGATTTCATAGAGGCACCTGGTACAATGGCCGAGCGGATCGCTGCAATTTGTTATGCAGAACATTTATGCCGCTGCGGCATCCTCTTCCGCCAAGGAAACTGGGGCAACTGAGCGAACACCGCACCCTGCTGCGGCTGCCTGCAACCACGCTCGTTCCTGACTCGCCGAAGCAAGCCCTGCGACCGGTTCAGCCCGGTCGCAGGGTTAATTTTAACCCGGCCCCGCGCCGGGCGCTGGCAGCCCGGTCATCCGGTTTCGCGGGCTCCCTTCACGCGAGCCCTTCCCGATAAATCCCGCGGTCCGCTATGGAGTATTCATGCTCCAATGCAAGTATGGACCCTTCCTGGTTATGTGGGGGGAATCCCCCAAGGTTTTCCCCATAATACCCCAGTCCATGCAAATGGTCTATTGTCAACGCATGACCGCAAACATGAAATTAAGCCCAAGGCTGTCTGGAAGAGCCGAAACGAGCCGGGCAGGGGTGGCAGGCGGCGTCACCGAGGTTTGGGGCTCGCGAGCGTCCATGCGAGCCTCGGAGATTCGTTACCGGCGGTTGTTCGAGGCGGCCCGCGACGGGATACTTATCCTGGACCCAAACACGGGAAAAATTACCGACGCCAATCCGTTCATGACCGAGTTATTGGGCTACCCCCACGCCGAATTGCTCGGCAAAGAGCTCTGGGAAATCGGGTTGCTGAAGGATGAAAGCGCCAGCAGGGCCGCATTTCAAGAATTGCGGAGCAACCACTTTATTCGCTACGAAGATTTGCCGCTCCAAAATAAAGCGGGCCAGCATCATGAGGTGGAGTTCATCAGCAACCTTTACGACGAGGACGGCCAGGAAGTCATCCAATGCAATATCCGTGACATCACGGAGCGCAAGCGGGCCGAGCGTGAGTTGCGGGCGGCCAAAGATGTCATCAGCCAGCACGCCAGCCAACTCGAAGGACTGGTCGATGAGCGCACCTCGGAGCTGCGTGAAACGGTGAGCGAACTGGAAGCTTTTTCCTACAGCGTGTCGCACGACATGCGGGCGCCGCTGCGAGCGATGCAGGGCTATGCGAACGTAATCAGCGAGGAGTACACGGACAAGGCTCTGGACGGCAGGGCGGCGGATTACCTTCAGCGCATCTCCCGGGCTGCCCTGCGGCTGGACCACCTGATCCAGGATGTGTTGAGCTACACCAAAGTGCTGCGCGCTGAGGCGCCGATCACGCGGGTGGATTTGGATAGACTCATGCGTGACATCATCGAGACCCAGCCGTCGCAATCCGGAGCCGAGATACGGATCGAAGCGGCCCTGCCGCCGGTCTTGGGCAACGAAGCCTTATTGACTCAGTGCATTTCGAACCTGTTGAGCAATGCGCTGAAATTTGTCTCGCAGGGAACCCTCCCGCGTGTCCGGATTCGGGCTGAGGCGGTGCAGGCGGGGGTCCGCGTGTGGTTCGAGGACAATGGCATCGGCATCGCCCAGCGGGACCATGGCCGGATTTTCCGAATGTTCGAGCGCATCCACCCGGCCTCGCAATACGAAGGCACGGGCATTGGGTTGACGATTGTGCGCAAAGCCATTGAGCGCATGGGGGCGCGGGTCGGTTTCGACTCTGAGTTAGGCAAAGGCAGTCAATTTTGGATTCAATTAACGAAAGGCTAAGAGATGATTACCAAACCAATCCTTCTGGTGGAAGACGACGAAAACGATGTGTTTTTCTTTCAACGGGCGATGAGCAAGGCGGGCATGACAAATCCCCTCCAGGTGGCCGGGGATGGCCAGGAGGCCATTGACTATCTGCGCGGGGCGGGCAAGTTCGCCGACCGATCGAGATTCCCGCTGCCAGAGCTGATCCTGCTCGATTTGAAGCTGCCCTTCGTGATGGGGTTGGATGTCCTGAGATGGATCCGCGAGCAGTCCGAATTGGTCCCCATCGTGATCATCCTCAGTTCTTCCCGGGAGGAGGAGGACATCGCGGCGGCTTATAAACTGGGCGCCAACGCCTATTTGGTGAAACCGGTTGAAGTCAACAAACTGGGCGAAATGGCCAAGGCCATTAACGATTTCTGGCTGGCGCAAAACACCCCTTCGCGCCTCGCTCGGAGGCGCCGAAGGTGGGAGAGTGCGGCAGACCGGCCCGCCGAGGGGCTTGGCGCGCGCGCGTGCCTGGCAACAACCAACTTCCTGGCGGGGGTGCCTTCAGAGATACGGAGCGATCTATGAATTCCATCCGAGTGTTGCTGAGCATCAAGACGGTGGAAAAGCATCGGCAGAGCCTCATGGTTAAGCTGAATATCCATAAGACCGCGGTCTTGACCCGCTACGCGGTTTCCAGCGGAGTTGTTGAAGTTAACCGCGCGCCCATTTGGCTGGCAAGCCGAGGGCTGGCCCATGAGCCGGTGAGTGAAAAGAGACTCGCCAGGATGTGACCGCGAATCCGCGAACATCCCATTAGGACGAGACATTCATGAGCGGCCTTGCCAAATTGGGGAAGGTAGTTTGGGCACAGGGGGATGAATTGAGGCATGCGGCGGCGGTGATCGGAACTGTGCTGTGCCTCTGTGTTCAACCGCGGTACTGGGCGCGCAGAGCGCGGAACCTTTTCGCACGGCAGGTTCTGGAGGCCGGGGTCGAACCGGCCGGCTTTGTCTGCGCAGTAGCGGCGTTTGTCGGAATGTCGGTTGTGGTCCAGCTCGCCTTCTGGACTGGCGAAGCGGGGCAGTCACAACTGCTCGGGCCGCTGCTGGTGGCGGTCGTGGCCCGCGAACTTGGCCCGCTGCTGACGAACGTGGTGGTGATCGTGCGCAGCAGCAGCCCGATGGCGACAGAACTCGGGGTCTTGAAAATCAACGGAGAGCTTCGTGTCCTGCAAAGGGAGGGAAACGATCCCTTCGAATACCTCGTGATGCCGCGCGTGCTGGGTCTGGCTGTGTCCACACTGTGCCTGACGATTCTTTTTATCCTGGTGGCGCTTGCCAGCGGGTATTTGTTCGGGGCCTGGCTGGGCACGGGCAGCCGGGACGTGTGGTTTTTCACCAACAGCGTGCTCAAGGCGCTGCATCCCCAGGACATCGCGGGCATCGTGGCCAAGAGCATCCTTCCGGCCCTGTTTACCAGCGCCTCCTGTTGCATCGGCGGGCTGGGCGTCGGCGGGCCGGTTACGGACATCCCGCGCGCTACGCAGCGCGCGCTGACTCGGTCCGTCGCCGGACTGTTTGTCATTTCGGCGGTTGTGTCGTTGCTGAGTTACCTCTAGCCGTGAACAAACCGATTTGCATCCTGAGGTGCGACGAGCTGACCGCCGAGGCAACCCAGCCATCGTGATGGAAGAGCGCTTCAAATTCCGGCACGTTCACGCGATCACGGGCACTTTCGTGCTCGTCGTGCTCGCAGTCCTCATCGCCGCGCTGGTGCTGGCGGGCCGCAGCCAGCGCTGGTTCATCGGCAATGTCACCCTGCGGATTGTTTTGCCCGAGGAAGGCGCCGCGGGCATCCGGGAAGGCTCGGAGGTCTATTTCCTGGGCACCCTCATGGGGACCGTTTCCGATGTCAGCGCCAACCCCGCCGGACGCATGGAGGCAGAGGTGAACATTCGCCGGGACTTCTTCCGGTTCGTGCGCGCCGACTCCTCCGCTGTCGTCAAAAGAAAGTTCGGCCTGGTGGGAGATGCCTACTTCGAGATCACGCGCGGTCATGGCCAGCCGTTGCCGGAGAAAAATGCCAGCATTATCTGTACCCAGCAGCTTCCCAGCGCGCTGGAATCCGCGGTCGAGGAAATCCGCCAAGAGGCGGTGCCCGCGTTGAAGAAACTGAGGGCGGGCCTTGAAACGTGGAGCGGATTGGGCTCGAACCTGATTACTTCGCGCGAGCGGCTCGACCAGCTCATCGGACGCATGGACAGCATCGCTGCCGGGCTCCAGCAGGGCAAAGGCACGGCGGGCAGGCTTCTGAGCGATCCCGCGGCCGCAGAGGAGTTGAAGACCCTCCTCGGCAAAGCCAGCCGGTCGGTGGACGAAATGCAGCTTACGCTGACCAATCTGCAGGCGGCGAGCGGCGACCTGCGGGTTGCCAGCACCAATCTGCCGGCGATCAGCGCGGCCGTTGGCCACGAGGCTGGACAACTTCCCGGGCTGGCTTTGCAGACGCAGATTTCGATGCGCGAATTGGAACGGTTGGTTGAAGCGATGCAACGGCACTGGCTCCTGCGCAAGTACGTGAATTGGACCAATCCGCCGCCCCTGCGGCCCTTGCCATCGAGCGCGGAAGCGCCGGTGAGGGGGTTGGGTTCACCCAAGGCTTCAAACAGGTGAGTGCGCGGAGCGCCGCGGCTTTCCCTGCCTTGTATGGGGCGAATCCCCTAAGGTTATCCCCATAATACCCCATACCGCCTTGCCGGTCTATTTTCACGACATGACCGTAAGCACAGGAATAAGCCCACCGCTGCAGCCGGAGCGATCTATGAAACCCATCAAAGTGTTGCTGGTTGACGACCACGCCATTGTTCGAGCGGGACTCAGGGCCCTGCTGGAGGCGGCAGGAGATATGGAGGTGGCCGGCGAAGCGGAAAATGGCCAGCAGGCCGTGAGCGAGGCCGAAAGGCTTTGGCCAGATGTGGTCCTGCTGGACTTGGCCATGCCCCTGTTGAACGGAGTAGGAGCCGCGCGAAAGATTGCGCGCAGGGTCCCCACAGCCAAGGTGCTCATCCTTTCGAGTTATAGTGACGCGCAACACCTGCGCGAGGCCATTGAGGCAGGGGTTGCCGGTTATTTGATGAA
The window above is part of the Verrucomicrobiia bacterium genome. Proteins encoded here:
- a CDS encoding histidine kinase, with the protein product MKPKVNALSSRYAAALKKHLRQKPRAGLKTARGLGCRAASMGLETLDVARIHERALEKLEAGSSRDGVLERAGEFFAETITPIEETHRAALKASARLKRLSKALDRRTLALAGANRLLKLGIARRRSAEEALKKSGKYYRTLLEESLALQKHLQHLTHQILSAQEHKRKQISHDLQDEIAQTLLGINVRLLTVKEAAGHNAKQLQEEIARTGRLVDRSVRTIERFTSEYGRCHES
- a CDS encoding histidine kinase, yielding MNRKLGQLSRQYWTALRKHLKQGPRASLQPAQNLGRRAINLELETLDLVRIHERTLLQLVAPSDSPASRGAVVRRAGNFFAAAITPIEELHRTAIETNQRLEQLTQALCQRSMDLAASNQRLKAETEQRRLAEESLKKSEQHYGRLLEHSRNMQEQLRLLSRQLLSAQEEERKKISRELHDVIAQTLTSINVRLAALRKEATLNTKGIERSIELTQQLVERSVKIVHRFARELRPTVLDDLGLIPALHSYLKNFRAETGIRVTLSALAAAEKVNGDKRTALFRVAQEALANVSRHAHATQAEVKFQILDGTLCMQIMDNGKGFLQECVVRGNKSKRLGLLGMKERLEMVGGNFVVTSALGKGTTILAQIPLKDRNRPPPRGGRRS
- a CDS encoding response regulator transcription factor produces the protein MNQITVLLAEDHRVVREGFRSLLEHESDIQVVGEAATGREAVQLTRKLKPAVVVMDIAMPLLNGLEATRQIRKNFPETKVLILSAHSDSAYVEQVATLGAAGFLLKQTSSDVLAKAIREVQKGNTFFSPVVAKRVNGGEGSYRDRAGQSKRRTNRLSSREVEVLQLIAEGKPNKQVAAELGVSFKTVDKHRQNLMTKLNIHDVAGLTRYAIAEGIIESSVRLTIT
- a CDS encoding response regulator gives rise to the protein MVVVVTGNNTLNAGEPLATQTRRQATGRIRILVVDDDATLLLWSATVLGDSGYQVDTAEDGDGGWEALHARNYDLLITDNNMPKVSGVELVKRLRGEAWAIPVILVSGEMPRDELKRNPWLHLAGTLEKPFSRKELLEAVKEVLGQSANVREYIKPRPVRESGRAVESLQR
- a CDS encoding ATP-binding protein, yielding MKLSPRLSGRAETSRAGVAGGVTEVWGSRASMRASEIRYRRLFEAARDGILILDPNTGKITDANPFMTELLGYPHAELLGKELWEIGLLKDESASRAAFQELRSNHFIRYEDLPLQNKAGQHHEVEFISNLYDEDGQEVIQCNIRDITERKRAERELRAAKDVISQHASQLEGLVDERTSELRETVSELEAFSYSVSHDMRAPLRAMQGYANVISEEYTDKALDGRAADYLQRISRAALRLDHLIQDVLSYTKVLRAEAPITRVDLDRLMRDIIETQPSQSGAEIRIEAALPPVLGNEALLTQCISNLLSNALKFVSQGTLPRVRIRAEAVQAGVRVWFEDNGIGIAQRDHGRIFRMFERIHPASQYEGTGIGLTIVRKAIERMGARVGFDSELGKGSQFWIQLTKG
- a CDS encoding response regulator → MITKPILLVEDDENDVFFFQRAMSKAGMTNPLQVAGDGQEAIDYLRGAGKFADRSRFPLPELILLDLKLPFVMGLDVLRWIREQSELVPIVIILSSSREEEDIAAAYKLGANAYLVKPVEVNKLGEMAKAINDFWLAQNTPSRLARRRRRWESAADRPAEGLGARACLATTNFLAGVPSEIRSDL
- a CDS encoding ABC transporter permease, with amino-acid sequence MSGLAKLGKVVWAQGDELRHAAAVIGTVLCLCVQPRYWARRARNLFARQVLEAGVEPAGFVCAVAAFVGMSVVVQLAFWTGEAGQSQLLGPLLVAVVARELGPLLTNVVVIVRSSSPMATELGVLKINGELRVLQREGNDPFEYLVMPRVLGLAVSTLCLTILFILVALASGYLFGAWLGTGSRDVWFFTNSVLKALHPQDIAGIVAKSILPALFTSASCCIGGLGVGGPVTDIPRATQRALTRSVAGLFVISAVVSLLSYL
- a CDS encoding MlaD family protein, coding for MRRADRRGNPAIVMEERFKFRHVHAITGTFVLVVLAVLIAALVLAGRSQRWFIGNVTLRIVLPEEGAAGIREGSEVYFLGTLMGTVSDVSANPAGRMEAEVNIRRDFFRFVRADSSAVVKRKFGLVGDAYFEITRGHGQPLPEKNASIICTQQLPSALESAVEEIRQEAVPALKKLRAGLETWSGLGSNLITSRERLDQLIGRMDSIAAGLQQGKGTAGRLLSDPAAAEELKTLLGKASRSVDEMQLTLTNLQAASGDLRVASTNLPAISAAVGHEAGQLPGLALQTQISMRELERLVEAMQRHWLLRKYVNWTNPPPLRPLPSSAEAPVRGLGSPKASNR